Proteins encoded together in one Impatiens glandulifera chromosome 1, dImpGla2.1, whole genome shotgun sequence window:
- the LOC124921270 gene encoding 60S acidic ribosomal protein P0-like gives MVTKSSKAERKSVYDQKLCKLLEAYTRVLVVSADNVGSNQLQGIRKGLRGDSVILMGKNTMMKRTIRAHSEKTGNTTYLSLVPLLVGNVGLIFTKGDMKEVSDEVEKYKVGAPARVGLIAPVDVVVPPGNTGLDPSQTSFFQVLNIPTKINKGTVEIVTPVELIMKGDKVGSSESALLAKLGIRPFSYGLIVQSVYENGSVFSPEVLNLTEDDIAQKFIAGLSNVVALAMATTYPTLAAAPHMFTNAYKNLLAVAVSTEYTFPQAEKVKEYIKDPSKFAAAVAPAAGSGGSAAASKVEEKKEEAPAEESEEEGGLFGLFD, from the exons ATGGTGACCAAATCTTCCAAGGCAGAGCGAAAGAGTGTATACGATCAGAAGCTCTGCAAGCTTCTTGAAGCTTATACCCGCGTTTTGGTTGTATCCGCTGATAATGTTGGATCTAATCAACTCCAAGGCATCCGTAAGGGTCTTCGAGGCGATTCTGTTATTCTGATGGGGAAGAACACCATGATGAAGCGTACCATCAGGGCCCATTCTGAGAAAACCGGCAACACCACTTATCTCAGTCTCGTCCCTCTTTTAGTC GGTAATGTGGGTTTGATCTTTACTAAGGGAGATATGAAGGAGGTTAGCGATGAAGTTGAGAAGTACAAG GTTGGAGCTCCAGCTCGTGTTGGTCTTATTGCGCCGGTTGATGTGGTTGTGCCCCCTGGAAACACTGGACTAGACCCATCCCAGACATCTTTCTTTCAG GTGCTAAACATCCCAACAAAGATCAACAAGGGGACAGTGGAGATTGTAACTCCTGTGGAGCTTATTATGAAGGGAGATAAGGTTGGATCGTCTGAGTCTGCTCTTCTAGCGAAGCTTGGGATAAGACCATTCTCTTACGGGCTGATAGTCCAATCTGTGTACGAGAATGGGTCGGTGTTCAGTCCTGAGGTCCTGAACCTGACAGAGGATGACATTGCACAGAAGTTCATTGCAGGGCTGTCAAATGTTGTAGCTTTGGCCATGGCCACTACTTATCCTACCCTTGCTGCTGCACCACACATGTTTACCAATGCCTACAAGAACTTGCTTGCTGTTGCAGTCTCCACTGAATACACTTTCCCACAGGCAGAGAAAGTAAAGGAATACATCAAA GATCCAAGTAAGTTTGCGGCTGCAGTGGCTCCGGCTGCAGGTTCTGGGGGTTCGGCAGCTGCTTCTaaggtggaggagaagaaggaaGAGGCACCGGCTGAAGAGTCTGAAGAGGAAGGAGGTTTGTTTGgcttgtttgattga
- the LOC124920884 gene encoding non-specific phospholipase C1-like, protein MVKMFCRRKNLVAAAFLLYLFVSVHSFDDFTRKKKPKIDGPIKTLVIIVMENRSFDHILGWLKKTRPDIDGLTGKESNRLNASDPNSPEIFVSDSAVFIDSDPGHSIQAIREQIFGSDDTSADPAPMNGFVQQALSMEDEGMTETVMSGFKPELVPIYTELANEFAVFDRWFASVPASTQPNRFYVHSATSHGAASNIKKDLIHGFPQKTIFDSLEENGLSFGIYYQNIPATLFFKSLRKLKHIVKFHNYKLKFKRHARKGLLPNYAVIEQRYFDISIDPANDDHPSHDVALGQKFVKEVYEILRASPQWKEMAILITYDEHGGFYDHVPTPVSNVPNPDGIIGPEPHYFRFDRLGVRVPTFLISPWVDKATVIHKPNGPTRHSQFEHSSIPGTVKKLFNLKSNFLTRRDAWAGTFENVFRDSPRDDCPKKLQEVKIALRPFGPREDMKLTEFQEELIQLAMQLSGEFILKTYPEAGKKMTVGQANQYAERAVERFLEAGRAALRAGANESSILTMRPSLTTRTSDRGENPSLVFAS, encoded by the exons ATGGTCAAAATGTTTTGCCGCCGGAAAAACCTCGTCGCCGCCGCCTTTCTCCTTTATCTGTTTGTCTCCGTTCATTCTTTTGACGATTTCACCCGAAAGAAGAAGCCCAAGATCGATGGACCCATCAAAACCCTAGTCATCATAGTCATGGAGAATCGTTCTTTCGACCACATTCTCGGTTGGTTGAAGAAGACCCGGCCGGACATTGACGGCCTGACCGGAAAAGAATCCAATCGTCTCAACGCCTCCGACCCGAATTCCCCCGAGATTTTTGTCTCTGACTCCGCCGTCTTTATTGATTCCGATCCCGGTCATTCCATTCAGGCAATTAGAGAACAAATATTTGGGTCCGATGATACTTCGGCCGACCCGGCTCCGATGAACGGTTTCGTTCAGCAGGCTCTGTCTATGGAAGATGAAGGAATGACAGAGACGGTAATGAGTGGGTTCAAACCTGAACTCGTACCGATTTACACCGAATTAGCGAACGAGTTCGCCGTTTTCGACCGATGGTTCGCTTCTGTTCCTGCCTCCACTCAACCTAACCGGTTTTACGTCCACTCCGCTACTTCACATGGAGCCGCCAGCAATATTAAGAAGGATCTCATTCATGGATTCCCTCAGAAAACCATCTTTGATTCCTTGGAAGAAAACGGGTTATCATTTggaatttattatcaaaatatccCTGCAACTCTATTCTTTAAGAGCTTAAGGAAGTTGAAACATATAGTTAAATTTCATAACTACAAATTGAAGTTCAAGAGACATGCTAGAAAGGGTCTGCTTCCAAATTACGCTGTGATCGAACAGAGGTATTTTGATATCTCGATAGATCCTGCAAACGATGATCACCCGTCGCATGATGTTGCTTTAGGGCAGAAGTTTGTGAAAGAGGTTTATGAGATATTGAGGGCTAGTCCGCAATGGAAAGAGATGGCTATTTTAATTACTTATGATGAACATGGTGGGTTTTATGATCATGTCCCCACACCTGTTTCTAATGTCCCTAATCCTGATGGGATCATCGGACCTGAACCTCATTATTTCCGGTTCGATCGGCTCGGTGTTCGCGTGCCTACTTTCTTGATTTCTCCTTGGGTTGATAAGGCAACTG TGATTCATAAACCAAATGGTCCAACCCGACATTCACAGTTTGAACACTCCTCAATTCCTGGGACAGTGAAAAAGCTTTTCAATCTGAAATCCAACTTTCTGACTAGACGAGATGCATGGGCTGGAACATTCGAGAATGTATTTCGCGATAGTCCTCGAGATGATTGTCCAA AGAAGTTGCAGGAGGTTAAGATTGCGCTTAGGCCATTTGGTCCTAGGGAAGACATGAAACTGACAGAATTCCAAGAGGAGTTGATTCAACTTGCAATGCAGTTATCGGGTGAATTTATCCTTAAAACATACCCTGAAGCCGGGAAGAAGATGACAGTTGGCCAAGCTAACCAATACGCAGAGCGTGCAGTTGAGAGGTTTTTGGAAGCAGGAAGAGCAGCTCTTCGGGCAGGAGCTAACGAATCTTCAATCCTCACTATGAGGCCCTCACTCACCACTAGAACATCGGACCGAGGGGAAAACCCTTCTCTTGTATTTGCCTCCTAA
- the LOC124920885 gene encoding vacuolar cation/proton exchanger 3-like — translation MGSHEDWSLENGDLKDPAVAAGISKENSNPAGAGRTAQNVSVSLVRKKSDPSIGSKFQRFPVAGKIVVNVQEVILGTKLFILFPAIPLAIIAQSYDFGRPWIFALSLLGLTPLAERVSFLTEQIAFYTGPTVGGLLNATCGNATELIIAILALQQRKINVVKYSLMGSILSNLLLVLGSSLFCGGLANLKKEQRFDKRQSDVNTLLLLLGVLCILLPLLFKYAAGAGAGSLVGANAMVATSILQLSRACSIMMLLAYITYLVFQLKTHKQLFDAQAEQGMIGDINDGVSSEEEEEKAAIGFWSAFGWLVGMTLIIALLSEYVVGTIEAASDSWGISVSFISLILLPIVGNAAEHAGSVIFALKNKLDISLGVALGSAAQISMFVVPLCAVVAWVMGVPMNLDFDLLETGVLTFSVILIAFTLQDGTSHYMKGVVLCLSYAAIAACFFVHNNTLPDQKGTIVLGVMVA, via the exons ATGGGTTCACATGAGGATTGGAGCTTAGAGAATGGGGATTTGAAGGATCCTGCAGTCGCCGCTGGAATTAGCAAAGAGAACTCGAACCCTGCCGGCGCCGGAAGAACGGCTCAGAATGTGTCGGTTTCGCTTGTTCGTAAGAAGTCCGATCCTTCAATTGGGTCTAAGTTTCAGAGGTTTCCGGTGGCCGGAAAGATTGTGGTTAATGTTCAGGAAGTCATTCTTGGGACAAAGCTTTTTATCCTCTTTCCTGCTATCCCATTGGCTATCATAGCTCAGTCTTATGATTTCGGAAGg CCTTGGATATTTGCTCTGAGTTTACTTGGATTGACTCCACTTGCAGAGAGAGTCAGCTTCTTAACAGA GCAAATTGCATTCTACACTGGTCCAACAG TGGGTGGGCTGTTGAATGCAACATGTGGGAATGCAACAGAGCTGATAATAGCAATCCTTGCTCTTCAACAGAGGAAGATAAATGTCGTGAAATATTCACTCATGGGTTCTATTCTTTCCAACCTTCTCCTTGTTCTTGGAAGTTCTCTGTTTTGTGGCGGTCTAGCCAACCTCAAAAAGGAACAGAGATTCGACAAg AGGCAAAGTGATGTGAATACTCTGCTTCTGTTGCTGGGAGTGCTTTGCATTCTACTGCCTTTGCTTTTCAAATATGCTGCTGGGGCTGGAGCAGGGTCATTGGTGGGAGCGAATGCAATGGTGGCGACTTCGATTCTTCAACTGTCGAGAGCATGCAGCATTATGATGTTGTTGGCTTACATAACTTATCTTGTGTTTCAACTGAAAACCCACAAGcaattgtttgatgctcaagcTGAGCAGGGAATGATAGGTGATATTAATGATGGTGTGTCGtcggaagaagaagaggagaaagCTGCAATTGGGTTTTGGAGTGCATTCGGATGGCTGGTTGGGATGACTTTGATCATTGCTTTATTATCTGAATATGTGGTTGGAACAATTGAG GCGGCTTCAGATTCATGGGGGATTTCAGTGAGCTTCATAAGCTTAATACTTCTGCCTATTGTTGGAAATGCAGCTGAGCATGCTGGCTCTGTTATCTTTGCCTTGAAGAACAAGTTG GATATCTCATTGGGTGTTGCTCTGGGCTCAGCAGCACAGATCTCCATGTTTGTG GTTCCATTGTGTGCTGTGGTGGCATGGGTGATGGGTGTACCGATGAACCTTGATTTTGATCTATTGGAAACCGGCGTATTGACATTTTCAGTTATCCTTATCGCATTCACCTTGCAG GATGGAACTTCTCATTACATGAAAGGAGTGGTTCTTTGTCTATCATATGCAGCCATTGCAGCTTGTTTCTTTGTCCATAACAATACTCTCCCAG ATCAAAAGGGAACCATTGTGTTGGGAGTGATGGTGGCTTAA